The DNA region GTTATGGACAGTATTTTTTAGGTAATGACCGAAATTTCGCCGACCTGCTTTTTGACAGCTTTAAGGGTAGGGAACCTTTGGACTCCGATTTACTTCATATCGACCTGATGGAAACGACGGATGAAATCCCGGTGAAAATCAAGTCGATATCCTGTACACTCGAGGAGTTAACTTGTAATATCAAATTGATTGTCCGGGGTATCTTCCGGCAGAAAAACCTCACAGAATTTAACGGATATGGACAGGCAACAATGGAATGAAATGCTCATCGGCATGCTCACGATGCTGGTGTTATTGACAGAATTGTTTTTATGGTTAACCAGCCCAGGTCACCGCTTGCCCGAAATGAATCAGAAATTATTGCTCACCGGCGCCTTGCTTTGGATATCGGGCATTCTTTTTCGTATAAACAAAACAGACAGCGATGACTGGGCGATATAATATTGAAACGCTTGTTCTGCTCTTGACTTCGTGAAATGGTATTTTTTTCCTGATTGGGTGCAGTCTTCGTACACCAGGTTTCCACGGGGCGTTTTTGCAGCAAGTGATTAAAAACGGTAGCCCATACCTACGCCGATGATCCATGGCCTGATCTTTACATCAGCCGGTATGTTTTTCAAAACCGGCGCAAGTTCGGGTTTGCCCGCAGGCGTTAAATTGGATGCATCAACCTTTACATCGGTAGAGAGAAATATTTTCTTCAGATCAATATTCAAGAATACTTTTTTACTGATATCGAAATCAGCACCCAACTGAGTTGCAAAAGCAAAACTGTTGTTGTAATCAATGCCGCCTACGGTTGGACCTTTATCGGCATTGTAAAAAATAGTGTAGTTAAGCCCCGCGCCGATATAGGGTTTAAAAAGGGTACCTGTGGGCAAATGATATTGCAAAGTAAGCGTAGGCGGAAGCAACCATACTTTACCGAGATCAACATCGGCCGAAGAGCCGGCACCAATAGCACTCAGGTTGGAGCCTTTTGTTTTTACCTGGTGTTTTGTTGTCGCCAGGATTAATTCTGCAGAAAAATTTTTGGCAAAAAAGTAGGTGAAATCGAGCTCGGGAACAACAGTATTGGAAATGTTTATGTCTCCGCCGATGACGCCTATCGTCGCGCTTTCCTGGGGAATAACCCCAATTGCCCTGAGGCGGATATCCCATTCATTTTTTTGCTGAGCGAAAGCGGTTATCCCGCTTAATAAAAATAAGATCAAAGTAGTAAAGAAAATCTTTTTCATAATGATTTGTATTAAATTACGGGTCAAATGTATCCCGCAGGTGATAGACTTTGCCTGACAGGAAACAGTTGTTCTCATGATACTTATCATTTCGCGTTTTCCCGGTTTATTACTGGAATGGCGACCCGGAAGCGAGCATAATACCGACGCTGCCCGCAATAAAAAAGATCCGCCCAGGGAGCGGATCTTTTTAAGATAACTTAGTTTGAGGAGGCGCTTAGGCACGGTATATTGCGTCAATGAGCAGTTTGATCCGGCCTGCGGTAAATTTTGTGTTATTTGCAGATTAGGGTTTAGCTATTTCAAGTACAATCCGGCCATCTATCTTACCATTTTTCAGGTTGGCCAAAACCGTATTGATGTCCTCTAACTTTGCGGTATGTATGGTGGCTTTAACTTTTCCTTCCACGGCGAACTCGATAGCTTCCTGCAGGTCTTTACGAGTGCCTACAATTGATCCCCTGATGGTATAGCGGTTCAGCACGGTTTCAAATATGGGGAGGTCGAAACTACCGGGCGGTAATCCATTCAGCGCGATAGTCCCTTTTCTTCTTAACGCGGATATACCTTGTTTAAACGCGATGGGTGATACAGCGGTAACCAACACGCCATGCATCCCCCCTGTTTCTTTTTGTAAAAACGCGCCGGGGTCAGTAGTTTTGGCATTAACGGTCAGCTCGGCGCCAAGGTTTTTAGCTAATTCCAGTTTTGTATCGTCTACATCAATAGCCGCAACATGCATGCCCATGGCTTTGGCATATTGTACAGCTAAGTGCCCAAGGCCACCTATGCCGGAAATAGCTACCCATTCGCCGGGTTTGGTTTCCGTTTCTTTAAGGCCTTTGTAAACGGTAACACCCGCGCAAATGATCGGTGCCATCGCGGTACAATCTGAGCCTGCCGGGAAATGCCCAACATAACGGGAATCGGCCACTACATATTCTGCATAACCGCCGTCAACGCTATAGCCGCCATTTCGCTGGTCGTTACATAAGGTTTCCCAACCGGTTATGCAAAATTCGCAGCATCCACAGGCGCTGTACAGCCAGGGTACGCCTACAATATCACCCTCCTTCAGGCCTTTAACATCAGGGCCAAGTACTACTACATAACCAATAGCTTCGTGGCCGGGAATCAGCGGCATTTTGGGTTTAACCGGCCAGTCGCCGTCAGCCGCGTGCAGGTCGGTATGGCAAACACCACTGGCTATTACTTTAACCAGTATCTCGTGCCTACCCGGTTCGCGAACCGGCATTTCTTCTATTTGCAAAGGCTGGCCAAATTCGTGCACTATGGCGGCTTTCATTTTTTTAGGTATCATATTTTCAATGGCTTATGACTAATGGTTTTTTTTATTAATACAAAGCTTGCGGAATTTAGCGGCTTAAATAGTGATCAAAATCACCTGCTGTGGTGATATGGGGCATTCAACAGGGGAAACTGCACGGAGTTCAAAAAAAATGGGATAGATAAGCGCTATTTTCCTTCATAAATGACCCCGGATGTCGGCGTTTCTTTCAATTCAATTTTAGTAAGCCCATCCAATTTTCCTGTTACGCTGTTCCAGATCCATACGGCCAGGTTTTCGGCCGTGGGGTTTTCCAAACCAGGGACCTCGTTCAGAATGGTATGGTCCAACTGGTCAACTATTGGTTTAACCGCGTTTTTGATCAGGGCGAAGTCAAGCACCCATCCTTCGGGTGTTGTTACCTCGCCTTCAAAATAAACTGTTAAATGGTAAGTATGACCATGTATGTTCCTGCATTTGTGGTGCGGCGGAACGTTGGGTAAAAAATGTGCAGAATCGAAAGTGAAGCTTTTGTAAATGATCATATAATACGCTTTTTGCGGTTTTTAGTTTGCGGGCAAAAGAAGCGCGGAAAGTACTCTGATAAAATGATCTGTATTTCTTTATTCGTTGATTGAAATCACTCGCGCATTGGTTAAAATATCTCCGGGTTATGTTTACTATACCGGCAGTAATGATTTTTCGCGGTACTTGCCCGTGTCCTCAAGTTCACAATGCGGTATAAGTTTTTTATGCGGCAAATAGTTTTTTATTATTGGTTTTTGGGGTTAGATGTTGTTTTATAGATGTTGACAATCAGATTGATAAATGACAATCGTCACTATTTTAACACCCGCTGCGCTGCAACTTTACATCGTCAAGAACGATGTTATGAAAACACTTGAAAGCGATAAAATACCTGTTGTTTTTAGAATACACCTGCAAAAAAATGACGGTTATACAGCGGCTATTATTGACGGGCAGCTGGTTAAATATTACGGCATATATAACATTGATAACCAGCTATACAATATCGAACCAAATCATAAAAAACATTAATCATATCAATTAATCAATCCTTTAAGCCATGAAAACTATTTTAGTACCCACCGATTTTTCGGAACCTGCAAAAAACGCCGCGAGCTATGCTATAAACCTTGCGCAAAATATAAAAGCGGGCTTGATATTATGTCATGCCATTAAAATACCTTCAGAAACGCCCATGGCAGCGCAGATAGCCTGGCCTTTAGAAGATTATACTTCGCTCAAAGCAGATGCGGATAAGGAACTGGAGCAACTTTCCTTAACCTTACAACAGGAAACTCCTTACGCCAAAGCGGGTGCGGGCCATAGTGTTATTAATACCTGTTGTGACGTAGGCGAGGTAATTGATGTAGTAACAGGCAAAATAGATGAAGAAAAGAGCGTAATGGTTGTTATGGGCATGTCAGGAGCGGGGGCTATGAGCAGGTTTTTTTTAGGCAGCAACACACAGGATATGATCAGCGATGCCGCCTTTCCGGTTTTACTCATCCCATCGCAAGCAAAATATCACCCTGTAACCAAAATAGCTTTTGCTACCGATTTGAACAGCAGTGATATAGAAATGATCCATTCGGTGGCAAGCCTGGCACGCTATTTTAGTGCAGAGCTATTGATAGCCCATGTAACCGACGAGAAATACGAAACAGGTGAGGAAAAACAGGAGGTAGAAGCTTTTTTAAATGAAGTTACCTGTAAAGCCAACTATCCTAAAATTTATTACAGGCACATTAAAGGTACAGGTATAATGCGCGGGCTCGATTGGCTCAGCGAACACGGAGTGATCGATATGCTGGTGATGGTACACCGTAAAGTTAACCCGCTTGAGCGCCTGTTTGGTATCAGTTATACTAAAAAACTTTCGCATCATATTGAAATACCTCTGCTGGTGTTGCCGGAAGGGCTCCCGCCGTTGCATTTCTAAAACAGGAGATGGGAGGGAGTGTATAGGATCGCATAGCAACGCGTGTTACTCTTTGTTTTTTAGCTGTGAAAAATGATACTCATCACTTTTCCATCCAACAGCCATCATTTTTCAGGTGCCGGATTACAGCCATTTTTGATCTTATAAATAGATCATCAATGGCTGTAAATATACTTACCCAAACTACCTGTTACCACTGCGGTAACGATTGTGATAAAGATCATTATGTATTGGATGGCAAAGATTTTTGCTGCACGGGCTGTAAAGGTGTTTATAAGGTACTATCTAA from Mucilaginibacter sp. SJ includes:
- a CDS encoding OmpW/AlkL family protein, translating into MKKIFFTTLILFLLSGITAFAQQKNEWDIRLRAIGVIPQESATIGVIGGDINISNTVVPELDFTYFFAKNFSAELILATTKHQVKTKGSNLSAIGAGSSADVDLGKVWLLPPTLTLQYHLPTGTLFKPYIGAGLNYTIFYNADKGPTVGGIDYNNSFAFATQLGADFDISKKVFLNIDLKKIFLSTDVKVDASNLTPAGKPELAPVLKNIPADVKIRPWIIGVGMGYRF
- the queD gene encoding 6-carboxytetrahydropterin synthase QueD, with product MIIYKSFTFDSAHFLPNVPPHHKCRNIHGHTYHLTVYFEGEVTTPEGWVLDFALIKNAVKPIVDQLDHTILNEVPGLENPTAENLAVWIWNSVTGKLDGLTKIELKETPTSGVIYEGK
- a CDS encoding universal stress protein — its product is MKTILVPTDFSEPAKNAASYAINLAQNIKAGLILCHAIKIPSETPMAAQIAWPLEDYTSLKADADKELEQLSLTLQQETPYAKAGAGHSVINTCCDVGEVIDVVTGKIDEEKSVMVVMGMSGAGAMSRFFLGSNTQDMISDAAFPVLLIPSQAKYHPVTKIAFATDLNSSDIEMIHSVASLARYFSAELLIAHVTDEKYETGEEKQEVEAFLNEVTCKANYPKIYYRHIKGTGIMRGLDWLSEHGVIDMLVMVHRKVNPLERLFGISYTKKLSHHIEIPLLVLPEGLPPLHF
- the adhP gene encoding alcohol dehydrogenase AdhP; amino-acid sequence: MIPKKMKAAIVHEFGQPLQIEEMPVREPGRHEILVKVIASGVCHTDLHAADGDWPVKPKMPLIPGHEAIGYVVVLGPDVKGLKEGDIVGVPWLYSACGCCEFCITGWETLCNDQRNGGYSVDGGYAEYVVADSRYVGHFPAGSDCTAMAPIICAGVTVYKGLKETETKPGEWVAISGIGGLGHLAVQYAKAMGMHVAAIDVDDTKLELAKNLGAELTVNAKTTDPGAFLQKETGGMHGVLVTAVSPIAFKQGISALRRKGTIALNGLPPGSFDLPIFETVLNRYTIRGSIVGTRKDLQEAIEFAVEGKVKATIHTAKLEDINTVLANLKNGKIDGRIVLEIAKP